The nucleotide window TATTATTTTCATCTATCAATTAAGGGTTTAATATTAAGAAACAACCATCACAACTTCCTAGTGTGCAAAGTGCTACCATATACAGTATGACCAAAGGAAAGCAGCAAAGATTAACATATGAAAAGCTTGTACAAGTAAAGTAATGGCTTTTTTCCCCCTGAATTGATGAATcaataatcaaaatagttgccgaTTAATTTTCTTTAGCTCAACTAATCATTGCTGCTCTATTAGTAACCCTAAACTCTTATTAATCCTATTTAAGATCCCTTAGACATGTGTTAGGACATGTTAGGACGTGTTAGGACATAAAAATACTCTGAATcctattttgtgtctgtttttccaCAAAAACGTTTGTGACTAGTATAAAACTCTTAAAATAATACCTTAATTAATTTGCCTCATTTAAACATCCAGAatctattaaaaataaataaaataaaaatgaaatatccATAGTTTTAACTTGTAGAGACAAGAAGTCTCACACTTTAATACAGCCATTAAACAATAAACTAGGGGGACGTGGGATGTGGCCTTCTAATcagatgtttgttgttttttgcagaaAGCTACTCCGCCTCCAGTGGAGAACACAGGAACAAACACAACCTTAGTCAGCACTGACATGTTGGCGGACCCTGCTGTCATTATCAAAGATAGACCGGTCAGTGCACTCTTAAAAACacagccacaaaacacacaccagcgTCATATATAACTGTACTACTGTATTGATGACAAAGAAAATGAGGTCATTGCTGCCATTAAGAATAGATTTCTAACAAAACTCTAGATGTACTGGGGGGCCTGCACAACTGTTTTTCTCATCGTAGTCGAGTCCTGGGATGTACTTACAagctacatactgtatagtatTATAAAACGTAAAAATGCataaaacctgaaaatgttACAGTGTTTATCCAGTTGCAAAACACTTGCAGTTTGCTATTACACAGAATGAGACAGTGTTCATCTTTGGATATTTACCACAGTCTCAAAGAAAATAGTCTATCTAGTGTATCTCTTATATTTGAAGAATTAGGTTTCTGATATTCCTCTCATGTATTAGGGACTGCAGGGCATTTCTGGAATTATGGAATcatgtatttttattctttgttgatgCTAGGGTCATGCAACATTTTTTACTCTAGGAGGTTCACCCAAcgtttgtattcatgaaaacagcaacatttcaaagtggcttgtttggtgcatatttttccatgtagctcCATGTAGCTCTCTGtctcgacccccccccccccttgctagAAGACGGGTCCCTCCCTGTTTAgccaaccagacacacacacacacacacacacactctctctctcgatagatagatagatagatagatagatagatagatagatcgatagatagatagatagatagatagatagatagatagatagaatttTGTCGTTGTTGAATGGactcaatgttttattgttttatttcatgtgaatactagtttactagaggacTAATTaagtatttgaagtaatgcaggaagtgtgcatttagtttccatgcttAATGTGTTTTCAcaacaatgttagtgagtaaatctactgaaatggccaccataccagtggagtgtgatgtgtaagatgagaaagcagagaTTTGTTCATGTATGTAAGGTTGTGTAAAAACAATGGTTGTCAATACATCTTTGCAAAGTGCAAACCAGGACAGAAGGCATCAATACATTGGCCTTTTTTCCCAATTATTTTGGTGGGTCATAGATAAATATTTCTGGCCAAGGGAGGGTGAAGTTTATTTTGACTAAAGACCCAAAAATTCCTCCGGtagccccttaaataaaaaaacaaacagtccctTAAGAAAATAACCTAGCTTCTTAAAGGTAGAGTTATAGGGATATGCTCTTATTTGCTCTCATGTTGTGAATAAAATGATTGATGTTTGAGAGTTGTATCAATGTtttctaactctctgcaagaatCAATCAAGCAGTCAAGATTACTTTAGGTTAAACATTACATACCCATGGGATTATCTAAAAAATGCCTTGTAACATATCTGAAGATGGGCCTTTTGGAGATCTTTGGTTTTCCCAGGacagcaactttttttttataaatgtataaatgattgtaacacacaaacatgtgtaGAGTAACAGTTCTACAGAAGAACCATAAAATCCTACAGGACCTTCCATCTTATAATTGTCTTTTCATCTGTTTGTTGTAGGTGGAAGAGATAAGAGACAAGGCTCCTGTGTTGTCGGACAAACCTCTGACGCCTGCTGAAGTCCTTCAGGTGAGCTCCCATTGTTGCTTGTACCTGTAGAATCCACAGAAATCAGGATGAGATTTGATGCAACCCAAGGTTTCATAATCCAGTTAGTTCTCACATGACATGCTAATCTCTCACAGTAGGACACAGGCACTCTTCTAGAAAAACAGCAATTCTGCTAGACTGAAAGTATTTCATTACAGTGGAGAAAGTATAGAGACTGGTTGGAAATGTATGACTGAGTAACCAACACAGATACAGAAAGCTACTGGCTAAATTGGAACTGTACATCTTAAATTAATCTGTGTGAGGTTTAAAAATAGCTGATAGAAATAGACATTTCACGCATGCTTCCAAGTGATTTTCTTAAAGAGACACTGCATCTTTAATACACTCTTTGCACTTGTTTGTTCTCTGACACttgacttttctttctttgttttaagaCTACTGGGGAAGTCTGTTCATGTAGCTgctattttaatgttaacacTAAAGTATGCATGTACATCCCATATACACGCATTCACACATTTCTGAACAAACATGTCTCGTGCCAAATTTTTAAGCGGTCCAGTTCATGGCCATGGGACATGCATTTTCTTAAGCCTtatttgggtaaaaaaaaatcaaattttaagAATACTGaaacaattttcttttaaaaattctGTCAAGTAAATTTTGTTCTCTGCTGCTGATAGACATGgtggtttacttttttttatgagGGGAATGTTGAAAACATATTGCTGTTTCATTTAGAGAGCTCAGTCATTCAGTCAGTGAGGTCTGTCAGAGTACTACAGacgcatagtattgcaatattattTAACTTATTGAGGCTGCACTTCAAAATGTCTTTATACTGTAGGTCACTGTAtcagtagagctgggcaaaatggagaaaatccaatatcacaatattaatgaccaaatacctcaatggcGATATTGTGACAAAGGGTTGaaaattggtgctttcacaaaatatttacactaaGATTTTTCATAATCATCAGTGATATGGATATGAGgattaagtgggtaaaggcaaataatagagcAGCTAAAACAATTcgataagttcagaaaatgacatcactttactgtaatgcagccttaaaaccacaaagagacaactcaaaatccaaaatctaagatatagatttatttatttatttattgcaaggTCATGTCTGGCTGGTGACCTTTGGCGCCTCCTATTTCCTTCACTCTCTTTTCTCATGATTTCTGTCATTTAATGGCTGTGAGCTATCAACTAAAGGCCAAGTGCTGTAAacgtttataaaaaaagaagagaaaaaaaaaattgaacaaaaaacattaataaaattgaatgttgTCAATGTGATAAACTGGGTAATGAAAGTTATACTAACCTCTGTGACCTCTTCCGCAGGCTAAAGCAGCAACAGAGGTGTCCCAGAAGAGCAAGATGAGTGCCAACGGTGTGTAAAGTGGAGCATGAGCCTCTGGACTGAAGGGAGGATGGACTCAGCTCTGTGTCTTCGGGGGTGAGATGGATGACGGGGATGTATGCACTGGCTCCATTCAGCATCGTGTCTGACATGTTGATGAGACAACTCTTCTAGGAGTCGTGTTCCCTCCTTGTCCGTCTTTCTTGTTGACCTAATGTCCTGGAACCACCCTTGGCAGAGCCTGGTCAACTGTGTTTGATGGTGTCTCTTTACAGTCTAGATGGTCTCCTCCTCCTGTAAATTTGTAGATAACCTGTatattttgtctctgtcttacatcgcagcagcagcagcagctttgtACATTTTGCTATGCAAAAAAAGTCtcttgaaaatgtttttctctcttggcagtttcagtttgttttatttggaaaCCTTTTTCGCTCTTCTTCAGGATATAAGAGAAGTCCTCCTTTTTCCAGACATATGTTGCTGAACGTTTTGGCTCAGTAACTGTCCCACCTTCATCTTTGCTCAGTAAGCTGGACCATACTGATGGGCTGAAGCAGACGGCACGTTCTGAACCTGCGATTGAATAAAAATCAAACGGTTCAGTCAATTTGTCATGATCTCATTTCGTCAGCTGCAGATTTGAACCAGTCCTGACTCTAAACAGGGTGACATTGTGTATTTGCTTGCTGCTGCAATTAGCAAATAAAGACTGCTATATTATAAGAGAGGTCACTCCTTAAACCCAGAGGTGACTGTTGTAAAGTGCAGTCTGCCGCCACCGGTAAACCACTGAACAGACAATTTGTAAAAACAAGGAATGTGCAGATTTTATTTGCATAATACAgtgtatgtattgtgttttaACACTATGATACCAATATTTCTTCAAACTGAAAAAAGCAAATTGATGTTATCCTTTAAGATATATTATTGATATGGGGGAGAAATGTAGCCACAAATGagattaatgttattttttggtaGTGTGgccctaaaaaaataaatgtaaagcaTTATGAATAACTGTCTTACTGCATTATATTACCCTAAAAGCTGTAATTGGAAGGTTTACCAGACAAATGTGTACTGTAAAATacagttttgtgtgtttgacagTGCTTATTTTCCATCCCTCCTTTGGAGTACCTTTGTCTCCACACATTTTTCCTTTATAGCTATTAATCCATAGGCACATCCCAGTAGAGGATGCCATGAATAAAaggatattttttaaacaaaaaaagattgctAATGAAGATTTATATTATTGGTTTTACATATGTGCCTAAGATAAAAGGGCGACTGTGTTTGCATTTTTCGTCAGGACAGATTTTCTATATTGTACCATTGTCAGTTTCTGATTGATCATCACCTCAGTGTGTTTACAGCCCCCAGTTGCGCCTTTTTTCTTTAGTAGAATGTCTCCTCTGTTTCCCTTCCCCATTTGATCCATGTATAAATCCAAATGGATCACCTGTGCTGATACTGATGAAAAAGCAATCACCTTTTCAATCAGCTCTGCACTCGTGATGCAAAAGAGatcaaaaacttaaaataaaagatcaaaACCCAAATAGTTGCTTTTTCAtctctggtgtgtgtgctccatatttgaaagaaaatctTACACATTTTGAGTAGATGTAAAACAATTTATGCAACATTTATGGCATTTATTTTCTGGAAACTACACCTGTCACTGACCTATTGAGAAAGATGTGACTTGTTGATGTGCTGCTCCTCAGACTTGTAGAGTTGTTCAGCTGGGAGGTTTGTTGATGACTGGTACTGTGTGATTTAGGGATTGCACAGCATTACATAATGGGAACGTCTTGACTGGTTTCAAGTTTCTGCTGTGCCTCTGAGACcctgaaacacaaaaatgtaaacttATGTTCCCGTTATTTGACCGGATGCATTCTTCTGCATTCACACTTGTTTGCCCACAGATTTTCCTTCTTGTCCTAAATTACCTTCCTTGTGTCACCTCTTTCATTCATCAGCATCATAGTGTGTGTTAATGACACAATGCCTGTCTGGAAAATGCAACTTACTGTTGCTATCTCAGATGGTCTGTTACATTAATGCCATGATGATGCATCCTCTGTCTTTAAGGATTGTttctttcagttaaaaaaatgcaCTACTGTCCAGTTACTTCTTACCCTGAATTACATTTATGCATCACCTTATCAGGCCATACAAGTGTCtgggtgatggggggaagaATTCACACAATTAAAATCATTAAACCCTTTACAGTTGTGTCCTATTTCTCTTTGTTGGCAATACCAGTGACATGGGAGTGAAATCCAATTTATTTAGATCATCAATGTAACCACTGTAAACGCAACATATAGTTCAATACTTGCTACACTGGCTTAATGACTTTGTTAAGGACTTCTTATCATATGTTACCTGAGTTCACAGAAAAACTCATTATGCCaagattttcaaatgtatgaCTTTTCAAGGCCAGCAGGTGGACCTTTCTGAATACAAGAACCCACGTCTAACCCAGCGTACAAGGCCAAGTGTAAATATCATGAATTGATATTCATCAGGTTtaacctgaacacacacaacactagcctacagtgtaaaaatacaagtacaaaagtattagcgcatacacatatatatatatacagtatatatatatatatatatatatatatatatatatacacacacttgtAAAAGGGCTATTGTAATTACTTTATTCTGGGtattttaataatacattattttatttttgatgtattttgaattaataatttaaatctGCCAAGTAACTTGCAACTAAAGCAGCTAATTACGTGTAGTGGGGTAAAAGGTACAAGATTAGCCTCCAAAAGGGAAGTAGACGTATAtggtataaaaagaaaaatacccaagtaaagtacaagtacctcaaactTGTACAACCTTCTATTATGGTATAAGTTTTGGACGTTATCATTTTATTGTCTAATCTTATTTTAGAGTGCCAGGGACAACAGACATTTATCAAACTAATTAGTTTATGTGTACACCACCtcatttacagttattttttgctAACTTTCAAGCAATCCAAGTATCAATCTCCGTAGTTATTTTTACCTCCAAAACTCCAATATAGAAATACTTTCCTTAACTGGATCTAACTATTACGACCCAACCCTAGCTGAGGTAGGCGACTGACAAATGAAGTGATGTCTGAGCCCTTCAATATTAGAAGGGGCACACAATACACATCTATTCCAGCACTTTTAGATCTAATCGGACTGTTCGGTAGTATCTCTGTATATAATGGAATTAAaagacaatatactgtatataaaccaatatttatttacttttaagcTCATATTTGGCATCAAAATAACACCTAATTTTGAAACTATAGCACCAACAAACTATGATGTAAAAATGAACTCAGTACATGATTCTACAGAAAGGTGGATGCCTTTACCTATATCCATCAAAGGgagaataaatatatttaaaatgaacataGTGCCTaaattcatgtattttttttccaattatcCCTCTTGCGTCACCTGCAAGAATGTTTCAGAAACTCACAACACTCTTCAGGAAATTTATACGGAATAAGAAATTCTTGAATCCGCTTATATCTGCTATATCTTCCATTTGATACTGGGGGGCTGAAATGTCCAAATATTTATTGGTACTATTTAGCAACACAATTGAGAAATACAATTTTGTTCTGGAGATGCTCCGTCTTGGATGGACATAGAGTCAGGTTCTTTTAAGGTCCCATTGCATTTGTACCTGTATTCAGCCAAGTTAAAGTGCATCAGAACACATACTGCTCATCCTATAGATTCTAATGTTGTTAATGTATGTggtaaaagaaaatatgaacaAATTGGACTCTCTGTCACAATTCTGCCCAGTGTGGGGCAATGTTTCAACTAATTTAAACTAGGCAAGCTGGATGCAGGATTCCAGATATGGGCAAAGAAAGGAATAAGTAAAGTAGGCATCCCTTTTAAAGAAGGGGTTTAAATGACACTTTCTACACACCCGAGCAGCACTCCATGCAGCCTGCGTTGTGACTGAGGAGTTAAATGACCTTTGAAGAAATCTCTCTTAATGTATGACAATCTAAGGATGGGGCGTAGCCGTAATATCAAAGTGAGGGGGACAAAATGTTCAGGAGGATGATTTTTATTGAAAAGATTCTCTCCCATTTGTTTCTCCAAGTAgcatagtagtagtagtagtagtagtagtagtagtagtagtctaGGGGGGCCCAGAGCCATGCCCCACCAGAGAAAATTTAGGCCATAATAGCCCAAATTTGGTGGCCTCTGgcacattttctattttattcacTATTCCATCATATACTCTGATCTTAATTAGGCCTATTGCATATTTGAAtaactttctctctctattcttttgtatatatttgtagTATTATAAATATCTATCAATTAACTGTTGCAACCTGCAGTGCACACTCGCCTAGTTACGGTACGTTTAAATCAACTCAGATGTGTTGTAAGTGTTGAGATGGATTGGGATCAACATGAAAAATGCTGGGGACATGTCCCCTGCGTAGCTACCCCGTGTACACTACCCCCTGCCTCAGCAACATTTTATGTTAAACATCTCTAAGTGAGGAAATGTATTTCTTCTATGCAAAACCAATCAGTCGAGAGGGGATTGATTTCATCAATTACTGGCTTAGCCTGCCTGTTAATAAACATCATTAGACTTGAGACATGGAGGGCGGACTTAAAACAGGTCATTGGAGGAAAATGTGTGAAGCATCAAACAGCAAACTCTAATTTAATATAAGTAGCTGATGCAGACAATAGGGGTTGTTAAAAATATGTCCGAACTACATAGAAACAAACAAGTCCATCACTCAAGGTAAGCTGAGGGTAAAGCATAGGACTAAAGCCACTTATTTAGTgctaatgtgaaaaaaatacaaattttggACCAACGTTCAAAGCTTAAACGTTAGGCCTATACTCTCGCCCTATAGCTTACATTTCACCTTTCATCAAGTCAGTAGTTTAagtttactttacaaattaccAACTATTTAGACAAATACCaaatgatttaaattaaatatataaagatTCTCCATAACTATGaaagttattgttgttataGGGGGTGGTGGTGGGCGGGTTCAGCGCAGGCTACCTGCACAGTAGCTGGATTCTCGCGATATGATCTGGCGCATCAGGTTTGGGGTCGGGGGCGCTCACCGgcagaaggaggagaggaggggaggagaagaggggaggagaggaggggaggggaggaaaggagagaaggggaggggagggggtgaTACAATAGGATTACAAGGTCAGTATTTTGTAGGCTATCCATGTGTTTAGGAATATCCTTTTCCATAGCAGGTGTTtaattaaatcttaaatcttAATTTTCACAGTGCGTCACCGatccatcatgtttttatgtgtcttaCTAGAAACGAATATTGTTTGTCGCCAGACAGCAAAGGCAAGATTTGCTGTAAAATTAGACCATTTTCTATCAGCTGTAGCCTATCAAGTTTATGCCGTGTAGGACAAATTGTATTTCCTTTGATGATCGGGCgctgaaaacaaaaaggttGTAGGCCTAcacataattacaaaatagcgtGTAAGTAACATTTGGCCGCCTGCATGAAGCTAACAGTCTAAAGGGTGTGTGCTATTTTAAGCCTGGCAGCTATGTCGGACCCACAGCTTCATGTTGAGCTAAAAGGGTAAAAACAGGTGGACAAGGCTTTGTGTGCAGAAACATATCAAGGCTGTTTATGTAGGTTATGTGAACATAATGAAATATGATGTAGTGAACATGATTTAGGTAAATATATTCTCTCCAAATAGAACTGTCTTCTCTTGTAGGCTATTTAAGCATTTTTGGGGTGGTAATCTCTTGGCACCTAAAGATTCAATTCGATTcagattcagaggccaacgatttgattctaaaccgattaacaatttccatgcgtgatttttaaaaatatacatataaatctgagtttgctaCTCAGTTTGCTAATCCCTTCCTTGACAAAgattagattttgacatatacagtatttgtcacacacaagttttaatgaaatgtgttttctctaccgaggtttttgttttgtagtcattccatgcttaagtcttaaacatgcttgtggaagtcaccttctctctcagTAGTCTTCCacgtcagaggctcagtcatgttaaaggtggagaattggcttcttagaacatgaaacatgaggtggtcagatgtaatgtgataaagtagattctatacatacacatatgaACAGACTATATGTGTTTAGCCTAATTAtgttatgtatgtcttattagagcatgtgtatgtataccacattttttttctccttttggccattttaacgtttttttttctgcggtcttgcctaaactctaagttgtaaTCCATTATCCCATCCATTTTCAGTCTCTCTGTTGTCTGAtttgtctggagacagtaaatTTAACTACcagtaactttattttttatttttttataatcgaTTAGTAACTTATCTGCATCAAGAATTGAATCGTCCTACAAAGAATCTCGATGCATCGGAGAATCGATTATTCTTCCCACCTCTAAAAATTGGCGTGTTGTATTctaatttaatttgtattacATGTTTGTGGTGTTCAGCAGTTCTAGAATGACTTTTTTATTGGTAAcgtaatgaagaaaaaaaaatgtttccttgaaaaatgtttttgtccccCTGCAGTTCAAAGATGAAGCTGACTGGAATAGCTCTGTTGTGTTTCTCCCTTCttttggttcatttacatttttccttGGCCAAGAAAAAAGGAGGGTTTGGTCTCTTTAAGAAGACCTCCAAAACCACTAATCTGGACACTAAGTCTAAGGGTGGAATCCTTAAACAGCCTAAAAAACCTGAACAAGGAGGCTACCCTCAGCAACCAGGCCGACCAGGGGGTTATCCTAACCAAGGAAGTTACCCCCAGCAACCAGGGGGTTATCCTAACCAAGGAAGTTACCCCCAGCAACCAGGCCGACCAGGGGGTTATCCTAACCAAGGAAGTTACCCCCAGCAACCAGGGGGTTATCCTAACCAAGGAGGTTATCCCCGGCAACCAGGGGGTTTCCCTTACCAAGGGGGTTACCCCCAGCAGCCAGGATACCCAGCTGGAGGCTATCCAGCTGGAGGTTACCCAGCACAAGGCTACCCATATGGAGGAGGTTATGGGGGCCACGGCAGTTACGGTGGGTTTGGAGGAGGATACATGAACTACAACCCAAACAACAAAGTCCTGAGCCCTCGCTATGGGGGCAGCTTTGGATATGGGGGCCATGGCACTGGGGCCGGCTCTCCCTTTTCCCACTCAGTTCAGTCGATGGGCATGTATCCCTCTGATAAATCCAGAGGGTTTGGACGCAGTGCCGTGATggcagcagctggaggagctATGGCAGGGATGGCCCTGGGCTACGGGCTAGGAAGGTTCCCCCGTCCTCCCTTCCACTTCCACAGCCCCCAAGAGGAGTACTACTACAACCACTACATGTACAGGAAATATGGTACCAAGTCTACTGATAGCAATGACTACAGCAGAGACTACAGCTACAGCAAACCCCCTGAAACCTATGATAGCTACATGGACTCCTGCATGAAGAGAACCGACATTCTGCCTGCGGAGAATCAAAAGCCAATCAACAAACCAGTTGTTACTACCACAACTATAATTACAACTACTTCTGCAACTAGCACAACCACCGCTGCCCCAGACTCTGGCATTAGCAGCAACACAACAGAGAGCAACAGCACTGCAGCTGCAAACTCAACGACCTCATCTTCAACTCCACTCCATCCAAACAAGTCTGAAGACAATCCAGTGCCTCCAGCTTCACGGCTTCTCATAAAAGCTACTACtgaagaagatgatgatgataatgatgatacGGTTAGCATTGTGGAGATTGGCTACCCGGCACTAATTGAGCAGATGAAGGCCAGGAGATGTGTTGAGCTGTACATGGTATACTCTGAAAAGTACTTGAAGAAAAAGACGGAGCCCAACACCACTGGTGGGGTGCAGGGACTGGAGATGGGCTTGCGAGGGCTTTTAGCTGTGATCATGAGTGCGACACTGATGCTACTGAACAGCAACATGCTAATGCTGCTGTGCTGAGGTGTGCAACATAGAATGTGTTAAAGACATTAACAGCCCCACAAAGCTACGAGCATACTGTAGCTGTAGACTCagttgatttatttattcaagcCAACTCTCCAGTGTCAGTGCCTGAGGGGATTAGTTAGCACCCTGGGGCGAGTACATGGTGATGAGCTGTGTGAATGAACAGCTCTGTAATAATGGATATGTGCTTTAAGTGTGATATAGTACTTGTGTAAGTAAAACCAAGGGGTGCTGATGTTGGAGGGCTGTCTGATTCAAAGAGTGAATATGATATTGAATAATAAGAATATAGTGAATTTCATAATATCTGTGCTTTAGACAGCAGTTTTACATTGTGAGCATAACTGAATATTTGTAATGGatcatattttcacatttttgtactAAATGCACTGTAACCCTAACAGTTGTAATAGTCATAATAATAACATCATCACAGTCAAATGTCATTTGCAGTTGACCAAACTATAAAGTGTTGAGCTCTGTGACATTTATGCCACTTTAATCGAATTGGGCTCAATATTTTACAGCTAATTTCTGTGGAACGCTCAAAATGTTTAAGAACCATACAGTTGCGCCCTGGTGTTTTCGACGTCATGACGTTCTGGTGGGCGGGTCTTATCGCTCCCTCGGGAAagctgagtcagccatcttgaatTTGCCTTGATGCGGTGAAGTTTTGGCTATCCCGTGTGGACTTGGAAcactgtttaatttgtttttatttgtttgcaaTGCGCACTTTTATCCCTCCGCTTCAAACCACCACCACCTCAGCTTTTGTCATTGGTCTTATTGCCCTCGTTTTCTTAAGCGCCGTCTTCTCATCAGCCTTGATTTGGTAAGTAACCCTAAcggttttttgtctgtttttatttttttttattgaatttggatAGAGAGATAGTTTTAAATTTGGAACTGGGAATACATTTGTGCAAAGTGCACAGTGaatatttattgtaaatattttacaaatcCAGTAATTGTAACTTTAGAAGTTGTACGTGACAATACGTTATGTTAATTCATCTTCCAACGGTGTAACGTTATTGGCGGGTTTCCGGATgaacacatttcataaatgcATGTTTCCCGGGAGGAAGGTCCAAGCTTCTTTTGCGGGTTGTTTTCGCTGTTCGGCGGTATATGCACGTGCGTAATGTGAGTAGCTTCTTTACAATAAGTGTCCGCGTTACAGTCAATATtttacggtgtgtgtgtgttaaaagagCAATGCTAAACCTCATAATGTTAGTGTGTCATGATGCTAACCAGGCCTGTGTTGAAATTTTCGTAGGCTCAGTGTGTGGTTGGGAGATCATCTCGAAATCGTTAAACATTCAGGTAGGATGTTTCATGAAATGTTATTAacaatttgtttatttatgtgtttCTCAGTCATTCTTTTGCTATGACTAACTGTGAGGTCCATCACTTGAAACCATTATAATacttgttaaaaacaaaaaaatcaacactcA belongs to Etheostoma spectabile isolate EspeVRDwgs_2016 chromosome 5, UIUC_Espe_1.0, whole genome shotgun sequence and includes:
- the LOC116689446 gene encoding uncharacterized protein LOC116689446, which gives rise to MKLTGIALLCFSLLLVHLHFSLAKKKGGFGLFKKTSKTTNLDTKSKGGILKQPKKPEQGGYPQQPGRPGGYPNQGSYPQQPGGYPNQGSYPQQPGRPGGYPNQGSYPQQPGGYPNQGGYPRQPGGFPYQGGYPQQPGYPAGGYPAGGYPAQGYPYGGGYGGHGSYGGFGGGYMNYNPNNKVLSPRYGGSFGYGGHGTGAGSPFSHSVQSMGMYPSDKSRGFGRSAVMAAAGGAMAGMALGYGLGRFPRPPFHFHSPQEEYYYNHYMYRKYGTKSTDSNDYSRDYSYSKPPETYDSYMDSCMKRTDILPAENQKPINKPVVTTTTIITTTSATSTTTAAPDSGISSNTTESNSTAAANSTTSSSTPLHPNKSEDNPVPPASRLLIKATTEEDDDDNDDTVSIVEIGYPALIEQMKARRCVELYMVYSEKYLKKKTEPNTTGGVQGLEMGLRGLLAVIMSATLMLLNSNMLMLLC